A stretch of the Azospirillum thiophilum genome encodes the following:
- a CDS encoding DNA polymerase IV, with protein sequence MTVSLDSVCRDCAAALPGPISGEVTRCPKCGSRRLFRHAELHSLSIGHIDCDSFYATVEKRDRPELASRPVIVGGDDHRGVVAACCYVARISGVRSAMTIREALDRCPDATIIRPDIAKYRAVGHQARAIMEAFTPLVEPISIDEAYLDLTGVEERLSISPAQALVEIVRRFEGELRITASIGLSHNKLLAKIASDLDKPRGFSVLGRAEAAAFLAPRRVTILWGVGPALERRLFADGITRVGDLQDKDEHWLVKRYGAMGRVLFTYARGEDSRRVSPESVSKSISSEETFDWDVTALPALAQELRPLAEKVARRLEREGLLGRSVVLKLKTRDFQQLTRSRRVEPTCAADVILAAGMALLEREVDGRAFRLIGIGCTDLTHPETAPDPELDLFG encoded by the coding sequence ATGACCGTTTCCCTGGACAGCGTCTGCCGCGATTGCGCCGCCGCCCTGCCGGGCCCGATATCGGGTGAGGTGACGCGCTGCCCGAAATGCGGCAGCCGGCGGCTGTTCCGCCATGCCGAGCTGCACAGCCTGTCCATCGGCCACATCGACTGCGACAGCTTCTATGCCACGGTGGAGAAGCGCGACCGGCCGGAGCTGGCGAGCCGGCCGGTGATCGTCGGCGGCGACGACCATCGCGGGGTGGTGGCGGCCTGCTGCTATGTGGCGCGGATATCCGGGGTGCGCTCCGCCATGACGATCCGCGAGGCGCTGGACCGCTGTCCCGACGCCACCATCATCCGGCCGGACATCGCCAAATACCGGGCGGTCGGCCATCAGGCCCGCGCGATCATGGAGGCCTTCACCCCGCTGGTCGAGCCGATCAGCATCGACGAGGCCTATCTCGACCTGACCGGCGTCGAGGAGCGCCTCAGCATCAGCCCGGCGCAGGCGCTGGTGGAGATCGTCCGGCGGTTCGAGGGCGAGCTGCGCATCACCGCGTCCATCGGCCTCAGCCACAACAAGCTGCTGGCGAAGATCGCGTCCGACCTCGACAAGCCGCGCGGCTTCTCGGTGCTGGGCCGGGCGGAAGCGGCGGCCTTCCTGGCGCCCAGGCGGGTCACCATCCTGTGGGGCGTCGGCCCGGCGCTGGAGCGCAGGCTGTTCGCCGACGGCATCACCCGGGTCGGCGACCTGCAGGACAAGGACGAGCATTGGCTGGTCAAGCGCTACGGCGCCATGGGCCGGGTGCTGTTCACCTATGCCCGCGGCGAGGATTCCCGCCGGGTGAGCCCCGAATCGGTCAGCAAGAGCATCTCGTCGGAGGAAACCTTCGACTGGGACGTCACCGCCCTGCCCGCCCTGGCGCAGGAGCTGCGCCCGCTGGCCGAGAAGGTCGCCCGCCGGCTGGAGCGCGAGGGGCTGCTCGGCCGCAGCGTGGTGCTGAAGCTGAAGACCAGGGATTTCCAGCAGCTCACCCGCTCCCGCCGGGTCGAGCCCACCTGTGCCGCCGACGTCATCCTGGCCGCCGGCATGGCCCTGCTGGAGCGCGAGGTGGACGGCCGCGCCTTCCGGCTGATCGGCATCGGCTGCACCGACCTGACCCACCCTGAAACCGCGCCCGACCCGGAACTGGATCTGTTCGGCTGA
- the ald gene encoding alanine dehydrogenase has translation MVTRIGVPKEIKNHEYRVGLTPASVRELAADGHALLVQSGAGAEIGFSDEAYRAAGARIAGSAEELFAEADLIVKVKEPQPAECRRLRPDQVLFTYLHLAPDPEQTRLLMDSGCTAIAYETVTDQTGRLPLLAPMSEIAGRMAIQVGAVALQKSNGGSGILLGGVPGVLPGKVLVIGGGVVGANAARMAMGLGADVTIADRSVPRLSQLDDLFGPLLKTAYASADALDRLVADADLVVGAVLVPGAAAPKLVRRDQLSGMRRGSVLVDVAIDQGGCFETSHATTHSDPTYVVDGIVHYCVANMPGAVARSSTEALNHSTLPFVQALAGKGWRRALAEDPHLLAGLNVQAGRLTYRAVADALDLPFTDPRTAVAG, from the coding sequence ATGGTCACGCGCATCGGCGTTCCCAAGGAAATCAAGAACCACGAGTACCGTGTCGGCCTGACGCCGGCCTCGGTCCGCGAACTGGCGGCTGACGGCCATGCCCTGCTGGTGCAGAGCGGCGCCGGGGCCGAGATCGGCTTTTCCGACGAGGCCTACCGCGCCGCGGGGGCCAGGATCGCCGGCAGCGCCGAAGAGCTGTTCGCGGAGGCCGACCTTATCGTGAAAGTGAAGGAGCCGCAGCCGGCGGAATGTCGCAGGCTTCGGCCGGATCAGGTGCTGTTCACCTATCTGCATCTCGCCCCCGATCCCGAACAGACGCGGCTGCTGATGGACAGCGGCTGCACCGCCATCGCCTACGAGACGGTAACCGACCAGACCGGCCGCCTGCCGCTGCTGGCGCCGATGTCGGAGATCGCCGGCCGCATGGCCATCCAGGTCGGCGCCGTGGCATTGCAGAAGAGCAACGGCGGCTCCGGCATCCTGCTGGGCGGGGTGCCCGGGGTGCTGCCGGGCAAGGTGCTGGTCATCGGCGGCGGCGTGGTCGGCGCCAACGCCGCCCGCATGGCGATGGGGCTGGGGGCCGATGTGACCATCGCCGACCGGTCGGTGCCGCGGCTGTCCCAACTCGACGACCTGTTCGGGCCGCTGCTGAAGACCGCCTACGCCTCCGCCGACGCGCTCGACCGGCTGGTCGCCGATGCCGATCTGGTGGTCGGCGCCGTGCTGGTGCCGGGCGCCGCCGCGCCCAAGCTGGTGCGCCGCGACCAGCTGTCCGGCATGCGCCGCGGCTCGGTGCTGGTGGATGTCGCCATCGACCAGGGCGGCTGTTTCGAGACCAGCCACGCCACCACCCATTCCGACCCAACCTATGTGGTGGACGGCATCGTCCATTATTGCGTCGCCAACATGCCGGGCGCCGTCGCCCGCAGCTCGACCGAGGCGCTGAACCACTCCACCCTGCCCTTCGTCCAGGCACTGGCCGGCAAGGGCTGGAGGCGGGCGCTGGCCGAGGATCCGCATCTGCTCGCCGGGCTGAACGTTCAGGCCGGCCGACTGACATATCGTGCGGTGGCGGACGCGCTAGACCTGCCTTTCACCGACCCGCGGACGGCGGTCGCCGGATGA
- a CDS encoding Lrp/AsnC family transcriptional regulator: protein MHALDALDHKILRLLRKDGRMSNAKLAAEVGLSPSACLRRLHMLEHSGVIRGYTAIIETADEERTVTVIVHITLERQTDEYLRRFDAAVRRCPEVRECYLLSGSSDYLLRVVARDPADYDRIYKDSLSRLPGVVRIQSSFAIRSVVRPGSLPELEQSAD, encoded by the coding sequence ATGCACGCCCTGGACGCCCTGGACCACAAGATCCTGCGCCTGCTCCGCAAGGACGGCCGGATGAGCAACGCCAAGCTGGCGGCGGAGGTCGGGCTGTCGCCCTCGGCCTGCCTGCGCCGCCTGCACATGCTGGAACATTCCGGCGTGATCCGCGGCTATACCGCGATCATCGAGACGGCGGACGAGGAGCGGACGGTCACCGTCATCGTCCACATCACCTTGGAGCGGCAGACCGACGAGTATCTGCGCCGCTTCGATGCCGCCGTCCGCCGCTGCCCGGAGGTGCGGGAATGCTACCTGCTGTCGGGCAGTTCGGATTACCTGTTGCGGGTGGTGGCGCGCGATCCGGCCGATTACGACCGCATCTACAAGGATTCCCTGTCGCGCCTGCCCGGCGTGGTGCGCATCCAGTCGAGCTTCGCCATCCGCAGCGTGGTCAGGCCGGGCAGCCTGCCGGAGCTGGAACAGTCGGCCGACTGA
- a CDS encoding hybrid sensor histidine kinase/response regulator produces MQSWLVLAVSAAYLGVLFAIAWWGDRRTAGGTLVAASSRSAGLLYALTLCIYNTSWSFYGSVGRASASGFDFLPIYLAPMILLLVARPVLTKTIAITKAQNVTSIADFIGARYGKSQAVAALVTLTALVGVLPYIALQLKAVAASFDVLTAPALSGPGPQPPIWGDTAFAVALSMALFTILFGVRHINASEHHRGLMLAIAFESLVKLTVFLAVAAFIVWGMFDGYTDLIARPQAEPLLSPDFTDPTWWSNTAISIIAFLCLPQMYHVMTVENDNPRHLRAAAWMYPTYLVALSALMIPIAVAGLVTFGEGGINPDTYMITLPIAAGAGGFSLLSFIGGLSAATGMVIVAAVSLSTMLCNDVAMPLLLSRPRFAARVGRRDMVGTLLLVRRLSVLGILLLAYVMHRLVDRDYPLTVIGLLSFVAVAQFGPAFFGGLYWPRANRVGALAGLGAGFLLWVYTLLVPSMARIVPVPDAFLDHGPWGIGWLRPQALFGIEGLDPISHASLWSLLANTIAFVAGSLLARPSAVERSQAVAYTTATPDEEDEDAPNAPAGLADLRALAIRFVGAERGNAAFDAYTAPYPGRSGLPPAAGGKRQTGPADLDAVRFTETLIAGAIGAASARVVMAASLQGRSPNGRSLSRGDAMAMLDEASEALRFNRKLLQATLENIGQGICVIDADHRIAAWNHRYLELLDLPADMVRVGVPFAELIRFNTGRGEYSAHDMKALLINRDTATMQWPYRYERRRPDGTVLEIVANPLPEGGYVSTYTDVTERYRAAEALREANESLEHRVRERTDDLQQAKAEAEAANASKTRFLAAASHDLLQPLNAARLFVSALEESMREPLPTAGQRTAECGMIDNAAASLRSTEMLLGGLLDISSLDAGNVRVQLRSFAIDELLGGLGVEFSALAQERGLTLKVVGCGAVVRSDPQLLRRVLQNFLSNAIRYTPSGRVLLGCRRRTSAHGNPLQGDRLRIEVWDTGPGIPEAKRREVFEEFRRLGGENGAGTPPGRFEDKGLGLGLAIVDRIARLLRHPVTLRSTVGRGTGFSVEVPMERARAAPVDRPAASPAAALSAGLLVLCIDNEEPILQGLRALLGQWGCRVATASDVAGALAALAPFDGVLPDVVCVDYHIGVGGGGEQTGLAVLERLRELWDRPVKGLLLTADRSEAVRAEAERCGCGVLYKPVKPASLRRFLNGAALQTSALQTSAVTER; encoded by the coding sequence GTGCAGAGTTGGCTGGTGCTGGCCGTGTCGGCGGCCTATCTGGGGGTGCTGTTCGCCATCGCCTGGTGGGGCGACCGGCGGACGGCGGGCGGCACGCTGGTCGCGGCGTCCTCGCGCTCGGCCGGCCTCCTCTACGCCCTGACTCTGTGCATCTACAACACCAGCTGGAGCTTCTACGGCTCGGTCGGGCGGGCGTCGGCCAGCGGGTTCGATTTTCTGCCGATCTATCTGGCGCCGATGATCCTGCTGCTGGTCGCCCGGCCGGTGCTGACCAAGACCATCGCCATCACCAAGGCGCAGAACGTCACCTCGATCGCCGACTTCATCGGCGCCCGCTACGGCAAGAGCCAGGCGGTGGCGGCGCTGGTGACGCTGACCGCACTGGTCGGGGTGCTGCCCTACATCGCCTTGCAGCTGAAGGCGGTGGCGGCCAGCTTCGACGTGCTGACGGCGCCGGCCCTGTCCGGTCCGGGGCCGCAGCCGCCGATCTGGGGCGATACCGCCTTCGCGGTCGCGCTGTCGATGGCGCTCTTCACCATCCTGTTCGGCGTCCGCCACATCAACGCCAGCGAGCATCACCGCGGCCTGATGCTGGCCATCGCCTTCGAGAGCCTGGTAAAGCTGACCGTCTTCCTGGCGGTGGCGGCCTTCATCGTCTGGGGCATGTTCGACGGCTACACCGACCTGATCGCGAGGCCGCAGGCCGAACCGCTGCTGTCACCCGACTTCACCGATCCGACCTGGTGGTCGAACACGGCGATCTCGATCATCGCCTTCCTCTGCCTGCCGCAGATGTACCATGTCATGACGGTGGAGAACGACAACCCCCGCCACCTGCGCGCCGCCGCCTGGATGTATCCCACATATCTGGTGGCGCTCAGCGCGCTGATGATTCCCATCGCCGTCGCCGGCCTGGTGACGTTCGGAGAGGGAGGGATCAACCCCGACACCTACATGATCACCCTGCCGATCGCCGCCGGGGCCGGCGGCTTCAGCCTGCTGTCCTTCATCGGCGGCCTGTCGGCGGCCACCGGCATGGTCATCGTCGCCGCGGTGTCGCTCAGCACCATGCTGTGCAACGACGTGGCGATGCCGCTGCTGCTCAGCCGCCCGCGCTTCGCCGCCCGCGTCGGCCGGCGCGACATGGTGGGCACGCTGCTGCTGGTGCGGCGACTGTCGGTGCTGGGCATCCTGCTGCTCGCCTATGTCATGCACCGGCTGGTCGACCGCGACTATCCGCTGACCGTCATCGGCCTGTTGTCCTTCGTCGCGGTGGCGCAGTTCGGCCCGGCCTTCTTCGGCGGGCTCTACTGGCCGCGGGCCAACCGGGTGGGGGCGCTGGCCGGTCTGGGCGCCGGCTTCCTGCTGTGGGTCTACACGCTGCTGGTGCCGTCGATGGCACGCATCGTGCCGGTGCCGGACGCCTTCCTCGACCACGGACCCTGGGGCATCGGCTGGCTGCGGCCGCAGGCGCTGTTCGGGATCGAGGGGCTGGACCCGATCTCCCATGCCAGCCTGTGGAGCCTGCTCGCCAACACGATCGCCTTCGTCGCCGGATCCCTGCTCGCCCGGCCCAGCGCGGTGGAGCGCAGCCAGGCCGTCGCCTACACCACCGCCACCCCGGACGAGGAGGACGAGGACGCCCCCAACGCCCCGGCGGGACTGGCGGATCTGCGGGCGCTGGCCATCCGCTTCGTCGGGGCGGAGCGCGGCAACGCCGCCTTCGACGCCTACACCGCCCCCTATCCCGGCCGGAGCGGCCTGCCCCCTGCCGCCGGCGGCAAGCGGCAAACCGGCCCGGCCGACCTCGACGCCGTACGCTTCACCGAGACGCTGATCGCCGGCGCCATCGGGGCGGCGTCGGCGCGGGTGGTGATGGCGGCCTCGCTCCAGGGACGCTCGCCCAACGGCCGCTCGCTGTCGCGCGGCGACGCCATGGCGATGCTGGACGAAGCGTCGGAGGCGCTGCGCTTCAACCGAAAGCTGTTGCAGGCAACCCTGGAGAATATCGGCCAGGGCATCTGCGTGATCGACGCCGACCACCGCATCGCCGCCTGGAACCATCGCTATCTGGAACTGCTCGACCTGCCGGCCGACATGGTGCGGGTGGGCGTGCCCTTCGCCGAGCTGATCCGCTTCAACACCGGGCGCGGCGAATACAGCGCCCACGACATGAAGGCGCTGCTGATCAACCGCGACACCGCGACCATGCAATGGCCCTACCGCTACGAACGCCGCAGGCCCGACGGCACGGTGCTGGAGATCGTCGCCAACCCGCTGCCGGAGGGCGGCTACGTCTCCACCTACACCGACGTGACCGAGCGCTACCGCGCCGCCGAGGCGCTGCGCGAGGCGAACGAAAGCCTGGAGCATCGGGTGCGGGAGCGCACCGACGACCTCCAGCAGGCGAAGGCCGAGGCCGAGGCGGCGAACGCCAGCAAGACCCGCTTCCTCGCCGCAGCCAGCCACGACCTGTTGCAGCCGCTGAACGCCGCCCGCCTGTTCGTCTCGGCGCTGGAGGAGAGCATGCGGGAGCCGCTGCCGACGGCGGGCCAGCGCACGGCCGAATGCGGCATGATCGACAACGCCGCCGCCTCGCTGCGCTCGACCGAGATGCTGCTGGGCGGGCTGCTCGACATCTCCTCGCTCGACGCCGGCAATGTCCGGGTGCAGCTGCGCAGCTTCGCCATCGACGAGCTGCTGGGCGGGCTGGGGGTGGAGTTCTCCGCCCTGGCGCAGGAACGCGGGCTGACGCTGAAGGTGGTCGGCTGCGGCGCGGTGGTGCGGTCCGACCCGCAACTGCTGCGCCGGGTCCTGCAGAACTTCCTGTCCAATGCCATCCGCTACACGCCGAGCGGCCGGGTGCTGCTGGGCTGCCGGCGCCGAACCTCCGCCCATGGCAATCCCCTGCAGGGGGACCGGCTGCGCATCGAGGTGTGGGACACCGGCCCCGGCATCCCCGAAGCCAAGCGCCGCGAGGTGTTCGAGGAGTTCCGCCGGCTGGGCGGCGAGAACGGTGCCGGCACCCCGCCGGGACGATTCGAGGACAAGGGGCTCGGCCTCGGCCTTGCCATCGTCGACCGCATCGCCCGACTGCTCCGCCATCCGGTGACGCTGCGCTCAACCGTCGGGCGCGGCACCGGCTTCTCGGTCGAGGTACCGATGGAGCGGGCGCGGGCCGCCCCGGTCGACCGGCCGGCCGCCAGCCCGGCCGCCGCCCTGTCGGCCGGGCTGCTGGTGCTGTGCATCGACAACGAGGAGCCGATCCTGCAGGGGCTGCGCGCCCTGCTCGGCCAATGGGGCTGCCGGGTGGCGACCGCGTCCGACGTCGCCGGGGCGCTGGCGGCGCTCGCCCCCTTCGACGGCGTGCTTCCCGACGTGGTCTGCGTGGATTATCACATCGGCGTCGGAGGCGGCGGCGAGCAGACGGGGCTTGCGGTTCTGGAACGGTTGCGGGAATTGTGGGACCGTCCGGTCAAGGGGCTGCTGCTGACCGCCGACCGCTCCGAAGCGGTGCGGGCCGAGGCGGAGCGTTGCGGCTGCGGCGTGCTCTACAAGCCGGTGAAGCCGGCATCGCTGCGCCGCTTCCTCAATGGGGCGGCGCTGCAAACGTCGGCATTGCAAACGTCGGCTGTGACCGAACGATAA
- a CDS encoding Lrp/AsnC family transcriptional regulator yields the protein MPNVKFDGIDRRILAALQREARLTNVELADEVGLSPSPCLRRVRILEEAGVISGYHAALDRKALGLGLTVFVGIKVERHHDVQATAFREAVKTLPEVVSCHLVSGESDFLLQVVVPDLAGYERFLLGTLLKLPGVADIRSNFAIQTVKAGGALPLDHLPPSSTSS from the coding sequence ATGCCAAATGTGAAGTTCGACGGTATCGACCGGCGCATTCTTGCCGCCTTGCAGCGGGAGGCCCGGCTGACCAACGTGGAGCTTGCCGACGAGGTCGGGCTGTCGCCCTCGCCCTGCCTGCGCCGGGTTCGCATCCTGGAGGAGGCCGGCGTCATTTCCGGCTACCACGCGGCGCTCGACCGCAAGGCGCTCGGGCTTGGCCTGACGGTGTTCGTCGGGATCAAGGTCGAACGCCACCACGACGTTCAGGCGACCGCCTTCCGCGAAGCGGTCAAGACCCTGCCGGAAGTCGTGTCCTGCCATCTGGTATCGGGGGAATCCGACTTCCTGCTTCAGGTGGTGGTGCCCGATCTCGCCGGCTACGAGCGCTTCCTGCTGGGTACGCTGCTGAAGCTGCCGGGTGTGGCGGATATCCGCAGCAACTTCGCGATCCAGACGGTCAAGGCCGGCGGCGCCCTGCCGCTCGATCATCTGCCACCCTCCTCCACATCCTCATGA
- a CDS encoding LuxR C-terminal-related transcriptional regulator, with protein MAGETAAGAASDDATIVIGDDHPLVQAALRDALGRAMPGVRVIECPDLDSVMTAVGERPDEIDLVLLDLNMPGTHGFAGLFLMLAHHPTVPVAILSALQDSDTIRRALAYGASGYIPKSLSMQAMADAIRAILSGETWAPPLSAASSEADEAEAARRFASLSPQQLRILTMIVDGKLNKQIAGDLNVSEQTVKVHVSSILRKLNVVSRTQAAVVAGRLAVGGDVLR; from the coding sequence ATGGCTGGGGAAACCGCCGCAGGAGCCGCGTCGGACGATGCGACCATCGTCATCGGCGACGATCATCCGCTGGTCCAGGCGGCGCTGCGCGACGCGCTGGGCCGGGCGATGCCGGGGGTGCGGGTGATCGAATGCCCGGACCTCGACTCGGTGATGACCGCGGTGGGGGAGCGGCCGGACGAGATCGACCTCGTGCTGCTCGACCTCAACATGCCGGGCACCCACGGCTTCGCCGGGCTGTTCCTGATGCTTGCCCACCATCCGACCGTGCCGGTCGCCATCCTGTCGGCGCTGCAGGATTCCGACACCATCCGCCGGGCGCTGGCCTACGGCGCGTCCGGCTACATCCCGAAATCGCTGTCGATGCAGGCGATGGCCGACGCCATCCGGGCGATCCTGTCCGGCGAGACCTGGGCGCCGCCCCTGTCCGCCGCCTCATCGGAAGCCGACGAGGCCGAGGCCGCGCGCCGCTTCGCCTCCCTCTCGCCGCAGCAGCTGCGCATCCTGACCATGATCGTCGACGGCAAGCTGAACAAGCAGATCGCCGGCGACCTGAACGTGTCGGAACAGACGGTCAAGGTCCATGTCTCCAGCATCCTGCGCAAACTGAACGTGGTCAGCCGCACCCAGGCCGCCGTCGTCGCCGGCCGGCTGGCGGTGGGCGGCGACGTGCTGCGGTAG
- a CDS encoding LysE family translocator, translating into MQELSIFVGALAVAYLVPGADMLLVIQTGARAGRRPAMAVALGLGLARSAHVALAALGLAAVLRAAPWAFDLIRLAGAAYLVWLGVGILRMPSLTAGPGHPAAMGGGGRVLGGGGRTEAMPCRSAVLRGLLTNLLNPKALLFCSVLLPQFVHAGTGGIGGQFLWLGSLLVAIGLAFDTLYALAGAALAELSARHRMVDRIQRWSFGSVLIGFGAQLALASRL; encoded by the coding sequence ATGCAGGAGCTTTCGATCTTCGTCGGCGCGCTGGCCGTCGCCTATCTGGTGCCGGGAGCGGACATGCTGCTGGTGATTCAGACCGGCGCGCGGGCGGGGCGCCGCCCGGCGATGGCGGTCGCGCTGGGGTTGGGCCTGGCGCGCTCGGCCCATGTGGCGCTGGCCGCCCTCGGACTGGCGGCGGTGCTGCGCGCCGCTCCCTGGGCGTTCGACCTGATCCGCCTCGCAGGGGCCGCCTATCTGGTGTGGCTCGGCGTGGGCATCCTGCGCATGCCGAGTCTCACGGCTGGTCCCGGCCACCCGGCGGCAATGGGAGGGGGAGGGAGAGTGCTAGGGGGAGGAGGAAGGACTGAAGCGATGCCCTGCCGCAGTGCCGTCCTGCGCGGGCTGCTGACGAATTTGCTGAATCCGAAGGCGCTGCTGTTCTGTTCGGTCCTGCTGCCGCAGTTCGTCCATGCCGGAACGGGCGGTATCGGCGGACAATTCCTGTGGCTCGGCAGTCTCCTGGTCGCCATCGGGCTGGCATTCGACACGCTGTACGCACTGGCCGGCGCCGCGCTGGCGGAGCTGAGCGCCCGGCACCGCATGGTCGACCGCATTCAGCGCTGGAGCTTCGGCAGTGTGCTGATCGGCTTCGGTGCGCAGCTCGCGTTGGCGTCGCGGCTCTAA
- a CDS encoding branched-chain amino acid ABC transporter permease gives MDYFIQQLINGLSLGAIYGLIAIGYTMVYGIIGMINFAHGEIYMIGAFVALITFLAIGALGITWVPLALLIMLVASMLFTSVYGWTVERIAYRPLRSSPRLAPLISAIGMSIFLQNYIQILQGARSKPLQPILPGNLTLMDGAVSVSYVRLATIVITLVLMVGFTILINRTSLGRAQRACEQDKKMAGLLGVNVDRVISLTFVMGAALAAVAGMMVLLIYGVIDFYIGFLAGVKSFTAAVLGGVGSLPGAMLGGVVIGLIEAFWSGYVGSEWKDVATFSILVLVLIFRPTGLLGRPEIEKV, from the coding sequence ATGGATTATTTCATACAGCAATTGATCAACGGCCTGTCGCTCGGGGCGATCTACGGCCTGATCGCGATCGGCTATACGATGGTGTACGGCATCATCGGGATGATCAACTTCGCCCATGGCGAGATCTACATGATCGGTGCCTTCGTGGCGCTGATCACCTTCCTGGCGATCGGGGCGCTCGGCATCACCTGGGTGCCGCTGGCGCTGCTGATCATGCTGGTGGCCTCGATGCTGTTCACCAGCGTCTATGGCTGGACGGTCGAGCGCATCGCCTACCGGCCGCTGCGCTCCTCGCCCCGGCTGGCGCCGCTGATCTCGGCGATCGGCATGTCGATCTTCCTGCAGAATTACATCCAGATCCTCCAGGGCGCCCGCTCCAAGCCGCTGCAGCCCATCCTGCCCGGCAACCTCACCCTGATGGACGGTGCCGTCTCGGTCAGCTACGTCCGGCTCGCAACCATCGTCATCACCCTCGTCCTGATGGTCGGCTTCACCATCCTGATCAACCGCACCTCGCTGGGCCGCGCCCAGCGCGCCTGCGAACAGGACAAGAAGATGGCGGGGCTGCTCGGCGTCAATGTCGACCGCGTCATCTCGCTGACCTTCGTCATGGGCGCCGCGCTCGCCGCCGTCGCCGGCATGATGGTGCTGCTGATCTACGGCGTCATCGACTTCTACATCGGCTTCCTCGCCGGCGTGAAGAGCTTCACCGCAGCCGTGCTCGGCGGGGTCGGCTCGCTGCCCGGCGCCATGCTCGGCGGCGTGGTCATCGGCCTGATCGAAGCCTTCTGGTCCGGTTACGTCGGCTCCGAATGGAAGGACGTCGCCACCTTCTCCATCCTCGTCCTCGTCCTGATCTTCCGCCCGACCGGCCTGCTCGGCCGGCCCGAGATCGAGAAGGTGTAA
- a CDS encoding DUF47 domain-containing protein, with translation MLLRAFRSLMPKEERFVDQFVEQARHIAAAAIALEAVMESAPDERPQKVAALKRVEKDADRIAKDAGRDLHRAFITPFDRSDILSLINALDDAIDLMDEVPRHAGLYGVEAFDEPMRRFVALIRQQADVLVELMPLLGAIARNAERIDHLCGRLSDLEDEADDVLRDALKALIAEKPDMIAFLGRRELYEMLEAVTDRCDDVGDLVAGITLDQV, from the coding sequence ATGCTGCTGCGCGCATTCCGTTCGCTGATGCCGAAGGAGGAACGCTTCGTCGACCAGTTCGTCGAGCAGGCCCGCCACATCGCCGCAGCCGCCATCGCATTGGAAGCGGTGATGGAGTCCGCGCCGGACGAGCGTCCGCAGAAGGTCGCGGCGCTGAAACGGGTGGAGAAGGATGCCGACCGCATCGCCAAGGATGCCGGGCGCGACCTGCACCGCGCCTTCATCACCCCATTCGACCGCTCGGACATCCTGTCGCTGATCAACGCGCTGGACGATGCCATCGACCTGATGGACGAGGTGCCGCGCCATGCCGGCCTCTATGGCGTCGAAGCCTTCGACGAGCCGATGCGGCGTTTCGTCGCGCTGATCCGCCAGCAGGCGGACGTTCTGGTGGAGTTGATGCCGCTCCTGGGTGCCATCGCCCGCAATGCGGAGCGGATCGACCATCTCTGCGGCCGGCTGTCCGACCTGGAGGACGAGGCCGACGACGTGCTGCGCGACGCGCTGAAGGCGCTGATCGCGGAGAAGCCGGACATGATCGCCTTCCTCGGCCGGCGCGAGCTGTACGAGATGCTGGAGGCGGTGACCGACCGGTGCGACGACGTCGGCGACCTGGTCGCGGGCATCACGCTCGACCAGGTGTGA